The region CCAGACATTTTACCTGATGCGCACCTGCTCTAAGAAAGCCGCCATGAGCATTATGTTTGGTTCGTTTTTATATCTGCCTATCGTGCAGATAGCCTTTGTATTAGATAAAATTTAGGTATGGCAATGGCTAATTTCCCAATAGATGAGCGTAACAGCCGTGGTGGAGTGCATCCATTAAAGTTCTCGCTGTGGTTGATTATTATAAGTATTATCATGATGTTTGCAGCTTTTACGAGCGCCTACATCGTAAGAAGGGAGGAAGGAAACTGGCTTGAGTTCGATCTGCCCAACATCCTTCTGATCAACACTGTTCTGATCTTGCTGAGCTCTGTTACGATGCAGTTATCGTATAACTCGGCTAAGCAGGACAACATCAGCCGGGTAAAGTTGCTGCTGCTGTTGACCCTGGGCCTGGGTGTGGCTTTCCTGATAGGGCAGTGGTATGGCTGGGTAGACCTGGTGCAAAACAATATATACTTTGGAGGAACGGGAAGTAACCCTTCCGGCTCTTTTCTGTATGTGCTTACAGGGGTACACGGTTTTCACCTGATCACGGGGCTGATTTTTGTGCTGATCGTTTTCGTGAGCAGCCTGAAGTATAAGGTGCATTCCAAAAGCCTGCTGCGGATACAATTGTGCACGGTGTACTGGCACTTTTTAGGAGGACTTT is a window of Pontibacter kalidii DNA encoding:
- a CDS encoding cytochrome c oxidase subunit 3, yielding MAMANFPIDERNSRGGVHPLKFSLWLIIISIIMMFAAFTSAYIVRREEGNWLEFDLPNILLINTVLILLSSVTMQLSYNSAKQDNISRVKLLLLLTLGLGVAFLIGQWYGWVDLVQNNIYFGGTGSNPSGSFLYVLTGVHGFHLITGLIFVLIVFVSSLKYKVHSKSLLRIQLCTVYWHFLGGLWLYLYIFLRINH